In Streptomyces sp. RFCAC02, the following proteins share a genomic window:
- the rplQ gene encoding 50S ribosomal protein L17, which produces MPTPTKGRRLGGSPAHERLMLANLATSLFEHGRITTTVAKARRLRPVAERLITKAKKGDLHNRRQVMQTIRDKSVVHTLFTEIGPKFANRPGGYTRITKLGPRRGDNAPMAVIELVEALTVQQEAVGEAEAATRRSVKESDAAKATADTETEAVNEAADEAKGETAEESSEDK; this is translated from the coding sequence ATGCCTACGCCCACCAAGGGCCGCAGGCTGGGCGGCAGCCCCGCCCACGAGCGTCTGATGCTGGCGAACCTCGCCACCTCGCTGTTCGAGCACGGCCGGATCACCACGACCGTCGCCAAGGCGCGCCGGCTGCGTCCGGTGGCCGAGCGGCTCATCACCAAGGCGAAGAAGGGCGACCTGCACAACCGTCGCCAGGTGATGCAGACCATCCGTGACAAGAGTGTCGTGCACACCCTGTTCACGGAGATCGGTCCGAAGTTCGCCAACCGTCCGGGCGGCTACACCCGGATCACCAAGCTCGGCCCGCGCCGCGGCGACAACGCGCCGATGGCCGTGATCGAGCTGGTGGAGGCCCTCACCGTGCAGCAGGAGGCGGTGGGCGAGGCCGAGGCGGCGACGCGGCGTTCCGTGAAGGAGTCCGACGCGGCCAAGGCCACCGCGGACACCGAGACGGAGGCCGTGAACGAGGCCGCCGACGAGGCGAAGGGCGAGACCGCGGAGGAGTCCTCCGAGGACAAGTGA
- a CDS encoding SH3 domain-containing protein gives MKNVRRSAVLGTSAALLALGLGTAPGAVAAESAAAACTHPSWSNRDAGVGSLEGSRYEAPLHSGPNAGCPVVGEALFHMDIYYHCYVINSAGNSWSHVRAYNRFDGESINGWIWDEYLDDFGSTRAC, from the coding sequence GTGAAGAACGTACGACGGAGTGCGGTGCTCGGGACGTCGGCGGCGCTGCTGGCGCTCGGTCTGGGGACCGCGCCCGGAGCGGTGGCCGCCGAGTCCGCGGCTGCCGCGTGCACGCACCCGAGCTGGTCCAACCGGGACGCGGGGGTCGGGTCCCTCGAGGGCAGCAGGTACGAAGCCCCGCTCCACTCCGGGCCGAACGCGGGCTGTCCGGTGGTGGGTGAGGCCCTGTTCCACATGGACATCTACTACCACTGCTACGTCATCAACTCGGCCGGGAACTCCTGGAGTCACGTCCGCGCCTACAACCGTTTCGACGGTGAGTCCATCAACGGCTGGATCTGGGACGAGTACCTGGACGACTTCGGGTCCACGCGCGCCTGCTGA
- a CDS encoding DNA-directed RNA polymerase subunit alpha, with amino-acid sequence MLIAQRPSLTEEVVDEFRSRFVIEPLEPGFGYTLGNSLRRTLLSSIPGAAVTSIRIDGVLHEFTTVPGVKEDVTDLILNIKQLVVSSEHDEPVVMYLRKQGPGLVTAADIAPPAGVEVHNPDLVLATLNNKGKLEMELTVERGRGYVSAVQNKQAGQEIGRIPVDSIYSPVLKVTYKVEATRVEQRTDFDKLIVDVETKEAMRPRDAMASAGKTLVELFGLARELNVDAEGIDMGPSPTDAALAADLALPIEELELTVRSYNCLKREGIHSVGELVARSEADLLDIRNFGAKSIDEVKAKLAGMGLALKDSPPGFDPTTAADAFGAEDDGDPGFVETEQY; translated from the coding sequence ATGCTGATCGCTCAGCGACCGTCACTGACCGAAGAGGTCGTGGACGAGTTCCGTTCCCGGTTCGTCATCGAGCCGCTGGAGCCGGGCTTCGGCTACACCCTCGGCAACTCCCTGCGGCGTACCCTCCTCTCCTCGATCCCGGGCGCGGCTGTCACCAGCATCCGGATCGACGGTGTCCTGCACGAGTTCACCACCGTGCCGGGCGTCAAGGAGGACGTGACCGACCTCATCCTCAACATCAAGCAGCTCGTCGTCTCCTCGGAGCACGACGAGCCGGTCGTGATGTACCTGCGCAAGCAGGGTCCCGGGCTCGTCACCGCCGCCGACATCGCGCCGCCGGCCGGTGTCGAGGTGCACAACCCCGACCTCGTTCTCGCCACCCTGAACAACAAGGGCAAGCTGGAGATGGAGCTGACCGTCGAGCGCGGTCGCGGCTACGTTTCCGCGGTGCAGAACAAGCAGGCCGGTCAGGAGATCGGCCGCATCCCGGTGGACTCGATCTACAGCCCCGTGCTGAAGGTCACCTACAAGGTCGAGGCCACCCGTGTCGAGCAGCGCACCGACTTCGACAAGCTGATCGTCGACGTCGAGACCAAGGAGGCCATGCGGCCGCGTGACGCCATGGCGTCGGCGGGCAAGACGCTGGTCGAGCTGTTCGGCCTCGCGCGCGAGCTGAACGTGGACGCCGAGGGCATCGACATGGGCCCGTCGCCGACGGACGCGGCGCTCGCCGCCGACCTGGCGCTGCCCATCGAGGAGCTGGAGCTGACCGTCCGCTCCTACAACTGCCTGAAGCGCGAGGGCATCCACTCGGTGGGCGAGCTGGTGGCCCGGTCCGAGGCGGACCTCCTCGACATCCGCAACTTCGGCGCCAAGTCGATCGACGAGGTCAAGGCGAAGCTGGCCGGCATGGGCCTGGCCCTCAAGGACAGCCCGCCCGGATTCGACCCGACCACCGCGGCCGACGCGTTCGGCGCGGAGGACGACGGCGACCCGGGCTTCGTGGAGACCGAGCAGTACTGA
- the rpsD gene encoding 30S ribosomal protein S4 — protein MARYTGADCKRCRREKQKLFLKGAKCESAKCPIEIRPYPPGEHGRGRTKDSEYLLQKREKQKCARIYGVLEKQFRGYYNEANRQTGKTGENLLRILETRLDNVVYRAGFAKSRDHARQLVRHGHITVNGRKTDIPSARVSPNDIVEVRESSRNLTPFEVAKAEAGEKTVPAWLETVPAQLRILVHSLPERQVIDTQVQEQLIVELYSK, from the coding sequence AAGGGAGCCAAGTGCGAGAGCGCTAAGTGCCCGATCGAGATCCGTCCTTACCCCCCGGGTGAGCACGGACGCGGGCGCACCAAGGACAGCGAGTACCTGCTGCAGAAGCGCGAGAAGCAGAAGTGCGCGCGTATCTACGGTGTCCTGGAGAAGCAGTTCCGCGGGTACTACAACGAGGCCAACCGGCAGACCGGCAAGACCGGTGAGAACCTGCTGCGCATCCTCGAGACCCGCCTCGACAACGTGGTCTACCGGGCCGGCTTCGCCAAGTCCCGCGACCACGCCCGTCAGCTCGTCCGGCACGGCCACATCACGGTCAACGGCCGGAAGACCGACATCCCCTCGGCGCGCGTGTCGCCCAACGACATCGTCGAGGTCCGTGAGTCCTCCCGCAACCTGACCCCCTTCGAGGTGGCCAAGGCGGAGGCCGGCGAGAAGACCGTTCCCGCGTGGCTGGAGACCGTCCCCGCGCAGCTTCGGATCCTCGTCCACTCGCTGCCCGAGCGCCAGGTGATCGACACCCAGGTGCAGGAGCAGCTCATCGTCGAGCTGTACTCGAAGTAG